The Bryobacteraceae bacterium genome includes a window with the following:
- the gcvH gene encoding glycine cleavage system H protein, translated as MSYPDNFRYTKEHEWILVEGDTGTIGITNHAQKELGDIVYVDLPKPGAAVEAGKALGSVESVKAVSDIYSPVSGEVIEVNELLATAPEKLNEDPHGAAWLVKIRLSNPAELDGLMSAADYQAYLGE; from the coding sequence ATGAGCTATCCAGACAACTTCCGTTACACGAAAGAACACGAGTGGATCCTGGTGGAAGGAGACACCGGAACCATCGGCATCACCAATCACGCCCAGAAAGAGCTCGGCGACATCGTCTATGTCGATCTGCCCAAACCCGGCGCGGCGGTCGAAGCCGGCAAGGCGCTCGGCTCGGTGGAGAGCGTCAAGGCGGTGAGCGACATCTATTCGCCTGTCTCGGGCGAGGTGATCGAGGTGAATGAGCTTCTGGCGACGGCGCCCGAGAAGCTGAATGAAGATCCCCACGGCGCCGCCTGGCTCGTCAAGATCCGCCTGAGCAACCCGGCGGAACTCGACGGTCTGATGAGCGCAGCCGATTACCAGGCGTATCTGGGCGAATAG